Proteins from a single region of Xenopus laevis strain J_2021 chromosome 9_10S, Xenopus_laevis_v10.1, whole genome shotgun sequence:
- the cdr2l.S gene encoding cerebellar degeneration-related protein 2-like: MLGTGRMEEFHSEEEEPWYDQHDLEQDLHLAAELGKTLLERNKELEVSLQQMYLSNEDQVQEIEYLSKQMEMLRQVNEQHAKVYEQLDTVARDLEMTNQRLVQENKAAQHKIMSLTDTIDGLQKQVESLQKQVEDLRSMEQVRIKRDKRERRRTIHTFPCMRELCANSRHEETLYMHSSCLDLSQKPLLRENERLQSAVNSLRAQVAEERQHKERAEREYQAVVQEYSDLEQRVCEMENCKLRMRELEAELVELQQMKQVKQYLLGRSDSLSQTLLEPLNKTPETDDPEPPEEGQVDVSRGPVIPNSVVRKSCSDTALSDIVGRDAVSRHEGNYTLHANSTRRRGMSILREVDEQYHALLDRYEELLAKCRRHEDNLCHAGVQTSRPVSRDSSSRDLPAEEAEPERALTLQLEAADRRLEQSQPEYKALFKEIFNRIQRTKQDINAGGK, encoded by the exons ATGCTGGGAACAGGAAGGATGGAAGAGTTTCACAGCGAGGAGGAGGAGCCATGGTATGACCAGCATGACTTGGAGCAAG ACTTGCATCTGGCAGCCGAGCTGGGTAAGACTCTCCTGGAGCGCAACAAGGAACTGGAGGTCTCACTGCAACAGATGTACCTGAGTAACGAGGACCAAGTACAGGAGATTGAG TATCTCAGCAAACAAATGGAGATGCTCAGGCAGGTGAATGAACAGCATGCCAAGGTCTATGAGCAGTTGGACACAGTGGCGCGGGATTTGGAAATGACCAATCAGAGGCTGGTACAGGAGAACAAGGCAGCCCAGCACAAAATAATGAG TCTCACAGACACTATTGATGGGCTTCAGAAGCAGGTGGAGTCTCTTCAGAAACAGGTGGAGGATCTACGCAGCATGGAGCAGGTGCGCATAAAGAGGGATAAACGAGAAAGGCGCCGCACTATCCACACCTTTCCCTGCATGCGGGAGCTGTGTGCCAACTCCAG GCATGAAGAGACCCTGTACATGCACAGCTCCTGTTTAGATCTGTCCCAGAAGCCCTTGCTGAGGGAAAATGAACGCCTGCAGAGTGCTGTGAACTCTCTTCGTGCCCAGGTAGCTGAGGAAAGGCAGCACAAAGAGAGAGCTGAGCGGGAGTACCAGGCTGTGGTGCAAGAGTATTCCGATCTGGAGCAGAGAGTGTGTGAGATGGAAAACTGCAAGCTGCGAATGCGGGAGCTGGAGGCAGAGCTGGTGGAACTGCAGCAGATGAAGCAG GTGAAACAATACCTGCTGGGCCGAAGTGACAGCCTTTCCCAGACTCTTTTAGAGCCCCTTAATAAGACCCCAGAGACAGATGATCCAGAACCCCCTGAAGAAGGCCAAGTAGATGTGAGCAGGGGCCCCGTGATTCCAAACTCAGTGGTCAGGAAAAGCTGCAGTGACACAGCCTTGAGTGACATTGTGGGAAGGGATGCAGTCAGCCGGCATGAGGGTAATTATACCCTACATGCCAACAGCACCCGGCGCCGAGGCATGTCCATACTGCGAGAGGTAGATGAACAGTACCACGCTCTCCTGGATCGCTACGAGGAGCTGCTGGCCAAATGCAGGAGGCACGAGGACAATCTTTGTCATGCTGGAGTGCAAACATCCCGTCCAGTTTCAAGGGACAGCTCCAGCCGAGACCTTCCGGCAGAGGAGGCCGAGCCTGAGAGAGCACTGACCTTGCAATTGGAAGCGGCAGACCGGAGACTGGAGCAGAGTCAGCCAGAATACAAGGCTCTCTTCAAAGAGATATTTAACCGCATACAGAGAACCAAGCAAGATATCAATGCCGGGGGCAAGTAA
- the mrpl58.S gene encoding peptidyl-tRNA hydrolase ICT1, mitochondrial isoform X2 — MAAPSVLVLSRALQAIRGSRFSSTYRSAYSLDRLYPGSDLRTVAGDQGEPDIPVDRLTISYCKSSGPGGQNVNKVNTKAEVRFHLASADWIPDDARQKISVQCKNRINRSGELIVVSEQSRYQMENLSVCLEKIRSIVSDAMKRPKMQTKEDVDVRRARVEKSNRERLRQKKIESSLKQSRQLSVD, encoded by the exons atggcggcgccgaGTGTCCTTGTGCTGAGTAGGGCGCTGCAAGCGATTCGGGGCTCCCGTTTCTCTTCCACTTACCGCAGCGCTTACAGCTTGGACCGTCTGTACCCAGGCAGCGATCTCCGGACTGTAGCG GGAGACCAGGGAGAGCCTGACATTCCAGTAG ATCGCCTGACGATCTCCTATTGCAAAAGTAGTGGCCCTGGAGGACAGAATGTCAACAAAG TTAACACCAAAGCTGAAGTCAGGTTCCACTTGGCCTCTGCGGACTGGATTCCAGATGATGCCAGGCAGAAGATCTCTGTACAG TGTAAGAACCGGATCAACAGAAGTGGGGAGTTGATTGTGGTTTCTGAGCAAAGCCGTTACCAGATGGAAAACTTGTCTGTGTGTCTGGAAAAAATACGAAGTATTGTGTCAGATGCCATGAAAAGGCCAAAAATGCAGACCAAAGAGGATGTAGATGTCCGCAGGGCAAG AGTAGAAAAAAGTAACCGGGAGCGACTGCGACAGAAGAAGATTGAGTCTTCCTTAAAACAGAGCCGGCAATTGAGCGTGGACTGA
- the mrpl58.S gene encoding peptidyl-tRNA hydrolase ICT1, mitochondrial isoform X1: MAAPSVLVLSRALQAIRGSRFSSTYRSAYSLDRLYPGSDLRTVAQGDQGEPDIPVDRLTISYCKSSGPGGQNVNKVNTKAEVRFHLASADWIPDDARQKISVQCKNRINRSGELIVVSEQSRYQMENLSVCLEKIRSIVSDAMKRPKMQTKEDVDVRRARVEKSNRERLRQKKIESSLKQSRQLSVD; this comes from the exons atggcggcgccgaGTGTCCTTGTGCTGAGTAGGGCGCTGCAAGCGATTCGGGGCTCCCGTTTCTCTTCCACTTACCGCAGCGCTTACAGCTTGGACCGTCTGTACCCAGGCAGCGATCTCCGGACTGTAGCG CAGGGAGACCAGGGAGAGCCTGACATTCCAGTAG ATCGCCTGACGATCTCCTATTGCAAAAGTAGTGGCCCTGGAGGACAGAATGTCAACAAAG TTAACACCAAAGCTGAAGTCAGGTTCCACTTGGCCTCTGCGGACTGGATTCCAGATGATGCCAGGCAGAAGATCTCTGTACAG TGTAAGAACCGGATCAACAGAAGTGGGGAGTTGATTGTGGTTTCTGAGCAAAGCCGTTACCAGATGGAAAACTTGTCTGTGTGTCTGGAAAAAATACGAAGTATTGTGTCAGATGCCATGAAAAGGCCAAAAATGCAGACCAAAGAGGATGTAGATGTCCGCAGGGCAAG AGTAGAAAAAAGTAACCGGGAGCGACTGCGACAGAAGAAGATTGAGTCTTCCTTAAAACAGAGCCGGCAATTGAGCGTGGACTGA
- the hid1.S gene encoding HID1 domain containing S homeolog (The RefSeq protein has 1 non-frameshifting indel compared to this genomic sequence), with protein sequence MGNTDTKLNFRKAVIQLTTKTQPVEATDDVFWDQFWSDSSTSVQDVFALIPAAEIRAVREESPSNLATLCYKAVEKLVAGSDSGCHSDKQKQEVLNCARLLTRVLPYIFEDPDWRGFFWSSVPGAGRSQEDDEEEDSSKPLAESLLLAIADLLFCPDFTVQSHRKSGTDTTEDIHTLDSCEYIWEAGVGFAHAPPLNHTHDLNRTELLKLLLTCFSEAMYLPPSSESSNTSNPWVQFFCSTENRHALPLFTSLLNVVCAYDPVGYGIPYNHLLFWDLREPLVEVSAQLLIVTLDSDPTVTTSPSMDGTTTSTAMDETESPTPDNLFVNYLSRIHREEDFQFILKGLARLLLNPLNQTYLPNSTKKINFHQELLVLFWKLCDYNKKFLFFVLKSSDVLDILVPILFFLNDTRADQSRVGLMHIGVFILLLLSGERNFGVRLNKPYSVRVPMDIPVFTGTHADLLIVVFHKIITSGHQRLQPLYDCLLTIIVNVSPYLKSLSMVASNKLLHLLEAFSSTWFLFSSPQNHHLAFFLLEVFNNIIQYQFDGNSSLVYAIIRKRAVFHLLANLPSDTPSIQRALQRKKKPVEPISRTNSQDGNSMEGSRPAAPAEPGTLKTSLVATPGIEKLTEKAQVSEDGTLRALDPEVPLSPGEVSPSRPQSDTESHSGEVVQNRRRSSSSLSQWNPTDWVMSWKVKLPLQTIMRLLQVLVPQVEKICIDKGLTDESEILKFLQHGTLVGLLPVPHPILIRKYQANAGTAMWFRTYMWGVIYLRNMDPPIWYDTDVKLFEIQRV encoded by the exons ATGGGAAACACGGACACGAAGCTGAACTTCAGAAAGGCCGTGATCCAGTTGACAACCAAGACTCAG CCTGTGGAAGCCACAGATGATGTCTTCTGGGACCAGTTTTGGTCCGACTCCTCCACCTCAGTGCAGGACGTGTTTGCACTAATCCCAGCAGCAGAGATCCGAGCAGTGCGCGAAGAATCTCCATCAAACCTCGCCACACTCTGCTATAAG GCGGTGGAGAAGCTTGTTGCGGGTTCGGACAGTGGGTGCCATTCAGATAAGCAGAAGCAGGAGGTTTTGAACTGTGCGCGTTTGCTGACCCGTGTTCTGCCGTACATATTTGAAGATCCAGATTGGAGGGGATTCTTTTGGTCTTCGGTTCCTGGAGCAGGACGTAGTCAG gaagatGACGAGGAAGAAGATAGTTCAAAGCCCCTGGCCGAGTCTCTGCTACTCGCAATAGCAGATCTTCTTTTCTGTCCAGACTTCACAGTTCAGAGTCACAGGAAAAGTGGAACG gATACTACAGAGGATATCCATACACTGGACAGCTGTGAATACATCTGGGAGGCTGGTGTGGGCTTCGCTCACGCCCCGCCTCTTAACCACACTCATGACCTCAATAG GACTGAACTTCTGAAGCTGTTACTGACATGTTTCTCTGAGGCTATGTACCTGCCACCCTCCTCTGAGAGCAGCAACACATCTAACCCCTGGGTACAGTTCTTCTGCTCTACAGAGAACAG ACACGCTCTCCCTCTTTTTACCTCACTCCTAAATGTGGTGTGTGCCTATGACCCTGTTGGATATGGGATCCCCTATAACCACCTGCTGTTCTGGGATTTGCGGGAACCGTTGGTCGAGGTCTCTGCTCAGCTGCTCATTGTTACGTTGGATTCTGACCCCACTGTGACTACCAGCCCTAGCATGGATGGTACCACCACTAGCACTGCGATGGATGAAACAGAG agcccAACACCAGACAATCTTTTCGTCAATTATCTTTCTCGGATCCACCGGGAGGAG GATTTTCAGTTTATTCTAAAAGGCCTTGCCCGACTGCTTCTCAATCCACTCAATCAGACTTACCTGCCAAACTCcaccaaaaaaatcaatttccaCCAGGAATTACTTGTTCTCTTCTGGAAGCTCTGTGACTACAACAAG aaatTCCTTTTCTTTGTGTTGAAGAGCAGCGATGTCTTGGACATTCTAGTTCCCATTCTCTTCTTCCTGAATGATACACGGGCAGATCAGT CTCGTGTTGGCCTCATGCACATTGGGGTGTTCATCCTCTTGCTGCTTAGCGGAGAGAGGAATTTTGGGGTTCGTTTAAACAAGCCATACTCTGTGCGAGTCCCTATGGATATCCCAGTGTTCACAGGGACACATGCTGATCTCCTTATTGTG GTATTCCACAAGATTATCACCAGTGGGCACCAGagactgcagcctttatatgacTGTCTCCTAACCATCATTGTAAATG TCTCCCCGTACTTGAAGTCCCTGTCAATGGTGGCCTCTAACAAGCTGCTGCACCTACTGGAAGCTTTCTCCAGCACCTGGTTCCTTTTCTCCTCTCCACAGAATCATCATCTTGCGTTTTTCCTGCTTGAAGTGTTTAACAACATCATCCAGTACCAGTTTGATG GAAATTCAAGCCTGGTATATGCTATCATCCGCAAGAGGGCTGTCTTTCACCTGCTTGCAAACCTCCCTTCGGACACTCCTTCCATACAGCGTGCCCTGCAACGCAAGAAAAAACCAGTTGAGCCCATTTCCCGCACTAACTCGCAAGATGGCAATTCCATGGAAGGTTCTCGCCCTGCTGCCCCTGCTGAACCTGGCACTCTGAAGACTAGCCTGGTGGCCACCCCTG GAATTGAGAAACTGACAGAAAAAGCCCAGGTTTCGGAGGATGGCACTTTACGAGCATTGGATCCTGAAGTTCCTTTGTCTCCAGGAGAAGTCAGCCCTTCCCGGCCACAGAGCGACACGGAGTCCCATAGTGGG GAAGTTGTGCAGAACAGACGGCGCTCCAGCTCCTCTTTATCTCAGTGGAATCCAACAACAGACTGG GTCATGTCCTGGAAAGTGAAGTTGCCCCTTCAGACCATTATGCGGCTCCTTCAAGTCCTTGTGCCACAAGTGGAGAAGATTTGCATTGACAA GGGTCTGACGGATGAATCGGAAATCCTGAAGTTCCTGCAACATGGCACCTTGGTGGGGTTGCTGCCCGTCCCACACCCAATCCTGATCCGCAAATATCAAGCTAATGCCGGCACTGCAATGTGGTTTCGCACTTACATGTGGGGAGTCATCTATCTGAG AAACATGGACCCGCCTATTTGGTATGACACAGACGTCAAGTTGTTTGAGATTCAGAGAGTTTAG